One part of the Streptomyces sp. NBC_00286 genome encodes these proteins:
- a CDS encoding DUF1963 domain-containing protein, producing the protein MDQRDRFRILAAERRFPADEVEHWLATVRLYANLSPGLLDPPANHPQPSAIPWPGNLAGRIGGLPRLPAEVPWPTVKLEEGFEGWPIPYVGSVDCADLPPGTDVTFPADGTLLFFAEEDFQNPTGSVIYVPAGVETTEVSPPATEDVAIQPEQDLYASLMCHWPSWLTWEEAEVPYLRPAVAELRDHVPRPGDLLALAHEIWPDDRTLERGIAMGVHNDPPQEFPEYTIAEEELVAENNCASVQEFFDTVAEAEDLVSKRGWQLVLKQDWVTLATFEIPEHESFFARFVIHRDDLAALNFDRVRYARSIDHLRLKAAAVTRHRSPLTQTRSKKAPDGSAHASHPAAPWQGDASRSEQHKRPVHVLCDLARAVCGARSVSGLVALHRRDQALAVFMAPASVSRAPWQGDLEKVYGSSPGPAALLRHRYEGQLRALEFVRPLMASQTVDEMLRRGGGIRRAFQEHPAQGALQQDVVVGLTSPVPRGEDADLCGSEELRVGLAAKGELAVAGLGAKRHAHRFEQRVRLTVARVARGCGLPDAGAAGVPAGDDAARDRRSRGDQCDSPVTHAAILTIGHGMPHRSCRMCGVDHSRRPSNSAR; encoded by the coding sequence ATGGATCAGCGAGACCGCTTTCGCATACTTGCGGCAGAGCGTCGTTTTCCGGCCGATGAAGTCGAGCACTGGCTGGCAACCGTGCGCCTCTACGCCAATCTGTCACCCGGCCTCTTAGATCCACCGGCGAATCACCCCCAACCATCCGCGATTCCCTGGCCGGGAAATCTGGCAGGCCGCATAGGCGGCCTGCCGAGACTCCCTGCCGAGGTCCCCTGGCCGACGGTCAAACTCGAGGAAGGTTTTGAAGGCTGGCCGATCCCATACGTCGGTTCGGTCGACTGCGCCGACCTGCCGCCGGGAACCGACGTGACCTTCCCGGCCGATGGCACACTGCTCTTCTTCGCCGAGGAAGACTTTCAGAATCCGACGGGCAGCGTGATCTACGTACCGGCGGGAGTAGAGACCACCGAGGTGTCACCGCCTGCCACGGAGGATGTGGCGATCCAGCCTGAGCAGGACCTGTACGCCTCCCTGATGTGCCACTGGCCCTCGTGGCTTACCTGGGAAGAAGCCGAGGTCCCCTACCTGCGGCCCGCGGTCGCGGAACTCCGCGACCACGTGCCACGGCCGGGCGACCTGCTCGCTCTGGCACACGAGATCTGGCCGGACGACCGGACGCTGGAACGAGGCATTGCCATGGGTGTGCACAACGATCCGCCCCAAGAATTCCCGGAGTACACGATCGCCGAAGAAGAACTGGTCGCAGAAAACAACTGTGCATCAGTCCAGGAATTCTTCGACACAGTCGCAGAAGCCGAAGATCTTGTATCGAAACGCGGATGGCAACTCGTCCTCAAACAGGACTGGGTGACCCTCGCCACCTTTGAGATCCCAGAGCACGAGTCGTTCTTCGCGCGTTTCGTCATCCACCGGGACGACCTCGCGGCTCTGAACTTCGACAGAGTCCGGTACGCCAGGAGCATTGACCATCTGCGACTCAAAGCCGCCGCGGTCACACGGCACCGCAGCCCGCTCACGCAGACCCGGTCGAAGAAGGCACCGGACGGCTCCGCTCACGCAAGCCATCCCGCGGCACCCTGGCAGGGTGACGCGTCACGCTCCGAGCAACACAAGAGGCCAGTTCACGTGCTATGTGACCTGGCCAGAGCTGTATGCGGCGCGCGCTCAGTCAGCGGACTCGTAGCGCTTCATCGCCGCGATCAGGCCTTGGCCGTCTTCATGGCTCCGGCATCAGTGAGCAGGGCGCCTTGGCAGGGAGACCTGGAGAAGGTTTACGGAAGTTCACCGGGGCCGGCAGCACTCCTGCGCCACCGATACGAAGGCCAGCTTCGCGCGCTTGAGTTCGTCAGGCCTCTCATGGCGTCTCAGACAGTCGACGAGATGCTGCGCCGCGGCGGCGGCATCCGGCGGGCCTTCCAGGAGCACCCCGCCCAAGGTGCGTTGCAGCAAGACGTCGTCGTCGGCCTGACCTCGCCCGTTCCGCGCGGTGAGGATGCTGACCTCTGCGGCTCCGAGGAACTCCGCGTAGGTCTGGCGGCGAAGGGCGAACTCGCGGTGGCCGGACTCGGCGCGAAGCGTCATGCGCACCGATTCGAGCAGCGCGTCCGCCTGACGGTCGCCCGCGTGGCGCGCGGCTGCGGCCTGCCGGATGCCGGCGCTGCGGGCGTACCAGCCGGTGACGATGCTGCCCGCGATCGCCGATCCCGCGGCGATCAGTGCGATTCCCCAGTCACTCATGCCGCCATCCTCACAATCGGCCACGGCATGCCACACCGCTCC
- a CDS encoding class I SAM-dependent methyltransferase encodes MSSTNAVTFWDGVYAARSAAADPRPNVRLTETVTGLPPGDVLDLGCGEGGDALWLAGRGWHVTAVDVSAVAIERLAGLAVSRGLGDRIAAARHDLRESFPDGEFDLVCAHYLHTPFDLDRASVLRAAAHALRPGGRLLVVDHGSTAPWSWNQDPDIRYPTPGEVAADIGLDPATWTVERADAPRRIATGPGGRTAEVTDHVLIIRRTA; translated from the coding sequence ATGAGCAGTACCAACGCGGTCACGTTCTGGGACGGCGTCTACGCGGCCCGGTCGGCGGCCGCCGATCCGCGGCCGAACGTACGGCTCACCGAGACCGTCACGGGTCTGCCGCCCGGCGATGTGCTGGACCTCGGATGCGGCGAGGGCGGCGACGCGCTGTGGCTCGCCGGCCGGGGGTGGCACGTCACCGCCGTCGACGTCTCGGCCGTGGCCATCGAGCGGCTCGCCGGCCTTGCCGTCTCCCGTGGCCTGGGCGACCGGATCGCCGCCGCGCGGCACGACTTGCGTGAGTCCTTTCCGGACGGCGAGTTCGACCTCGTCTGTGCCCACTACCTGCACACCCCCTTCGACCTGGACAGGGCGAGCGTCCTGCGCGCGGCCGCGCACGCGCTGCGGCCGGGCGGACGGCTGCTGGTCGTCGACCATGGATCGACCGCTCCGTGGTCGTGGAACCAGGATCCCGACATCCGGTACCCGACCCCGGGGGAGGTCGCCGCGGACATCGGTCTGGACCCGGCGACGTGGACGGTCGAGCGGGCCGACGCGCCCCGCCGGATCGCGACCGGACCAGGAGGGCGTACCGCCGAGGTCACCGACCACGTCTTGATCATCCGCCGCACCGCCTGA